ACGAGCGTCCGCCTGCTGAGCTGGTTGTCGATCGTGTATGCGGGTGTTTTCTTATATGCTTGAGTGCGCGCGAGTTGCCGCATCCGGGAGCGGCGGCACTCGGATGGTTGGAGCTAAACGTGACGACGACTGTACTTCTTGTCGACGACGACCCGGAAACCCTCGCTGCCTGGGCCATTTGCTGCACGCAGCAGGGCTATGGGGTGCAGAGTGCCACTGACGGCGGGCATGCGCTAGCACTGCTCGACGCGACACAAATCGATATTGTCGTGGCCGATTGGCGCATGCCCAGGATGTCGGGGAGCGCATTGTGTCAGGCGATACGTAATCATCCCGTGCTTGCCGACACGCTGTTCATTCTTGTGTCGGGCGAATCCAGTCCGCCCGCGTTCGTCCGCTACGACGCGTTTCTGCGCAAGCCGCTGGATTATCCTGAATTGTTTTCGACGATGCGTCGGTTGCTTGACGCGCGTGCCGAGGAGCGCGCCGCGACGCGCAGGCTGCCGAGCGTCTGATGCCTTCCGCGGCGTGGCGCTGGCCCCTGGCCGCTACGTGTGCCCGGCCATTGGCGCTGGTGCCTGCAAGTGATCATTAGGTCCCTGGCCGCTGGACGCTGCACGGCCTTGGTTGGACGGCTGATTGAACCTACTGGTCGCCGCTCTGCCCGGCGCGGGTGCCGCACGCAACGATGCAATTGTGTTCGCATTGACCATTCAGTTGGCGTTGCGCGGTGCCGCTGACATAACCTCATAGCGCCATCGTCGTTGCCGCAGGCTCCGGACGACTTGCTGTTGCGTGTGGCTCAGCTGTATGACGGCGATCCGCCGCAACTGCACCGCCTGATGCAGGCGTGCGCACTGGCGGTGGATGGCCGACTTGAACGTCGGGACCGCGGCGGCAGCAGCGGAAACCTTTGCACTGGACTCGCAATACATCAAGCGGACGCTGCCCGCGCAACATAGCGTATTGCGGGCAGCAGCCGGATGCCGCGTCCGGACGGGCTTGTCAATGGTTGATTTGCAAATAGTCGAGCCTGCGGTAGCTGAATCCGCGACCGACTAGGTTTGCGAGCGGCTCGTTCTGCGGGTGGCTGGAAACGGCTGAATCCGCAGGCAGATGAGTTTGCAGGCGAAGGGGGCTACGTATGGCTGAGCCGGCGGAGCCTGCAAATGGTTGAATCTGTGAATAGCTGATCTGTGAAGGATTGAATTGGGAC
This Mycetohabitans endofungorum DNA region includes the following protein-coding sequences:
- a CDS encoding response regulator encodes the protein MTTTVLLVDDDPETLAAWAICCTQQGYGVQSATDGGHALALLDATQIDIVVADWRMPRMSGSALCQAIRNHPVLADTLFILVSGESSPPAFVRYDAFLRKPLDYPELFSTMRRLLDARAEERAATRRLPSV